One genomic window of Piliocolobus tephrosceles isolate RC106 chromosome 19, ASM277652v3, whole genome shotgun sequence includes the following:
- the CRYBB2 gene encoding beta-crystallin B2, with protein sequence MASDHQTQAGKPQSLNPKIIIFEQENFQGHSHELNGPCPNLKETGVEKAGSVLVQAGPWVGYEQANCKGEQFVFEKGEYPRWDSWTSSRRTDSLSSLRPIKVDSQEHKIILYENPNFTGKKMEIIDDDVPSFHAHGYQEKVSSVRVQSGTWVGYQYPGYRGLQYLLEKGDYKDSSDFGAPHPQVQSVRRIRDMQWHQRGAFHPSN encoded by the exons ATGGCCTCAGACCACCAGACCCAGGCGGGCAAACCACAGTCCCTCAACCCCAAG ATCATCATCTTTGAGCAGGAAAACTTTCAAGGCCACTCGCATGAGCTCAATGGGCCCTGCCCCAACCTGAAGGAGACTGGCGTGGAGAAGGCAGGCTCTGTCCTAGTGCAGGCTGGACC CTGGGTGGGCTATGAACAGGCCAACTGCAAGGGTGAGCAGTTTGTGTTCGAGAAGGGCGAGTACCCCCGCTGGGACTCGTGGACCAGCAGCCGGAGGACGGACTCCCTCAGCTCCCTGAGGCCCATCAAAGTG GACAGCCAAGAGCACAAGATCATCCTCTATGAAAACCCGAACTTCACCGGGAAGAAGATGGAAATCATAGATGACGACGTACCCAGCTTCCACGCCCACGGCTACCAGGAGAAGGTGTCATCTGTGCGGGTGCAGAGTGGCAC GTGGGTTGGCTACCAGTACCCCGGCTACCGCGGGCTGCAGTACCTGCTGGAGAAGGGAGACTACAAGGACAGCAGCGACTTTGGGGCCCCTCACCCCCAGGTGCAGTCTGTGCGCCGCATCCGCGACATGCAGTGGCACCAACGTGGCGCCTTCCACCCTTCCAACTAG